The following are encoded in a window of Cupriavidus oxalaticus genomic DNA:
- a CDS encoding ABC transporter ATP-binding protein: MPLLEVEGLCVDFRTARGPVRVLDEVGFHLEAGEVLGIVGESGCGKSMTSLSLLQLVPAPGRISGGAIRYGGQDLLALGPARMRDVRGRDIAMIFQEPMTALNPVFTVGQQIVETIVRHRGMGPRAARAEAVALLDAVRIPEPARRVDQYAHELSGGMRQRAMIAMALAGQPKVLIADEPTTALDVTVQAQIFDLLRDLRRQLGTAIILITHNMGAIAELADRVMVMYAGRKIEEGPVDTVLAHPSHPYTRGLLDCVLHVDAARAVHDNAPAPLPEIPGVVPALDQLGAGCAFAPRCTRAASRCGSLPPLFDNGGHLAACWLRESANAAPAAMIGEG, from the coding sequence ATGCCGCTGCTAGAAGTCGAAGGGCTGTGCGTGGACTTCCGCACTGCCAGGGGCCCGGTACGGGTGCTGGACGAGGTGGGCTTCCACCTGGAGGCTGGCGAGGTGCTGGGCATCGTGGGGGAGTCGGGCTGCGGCAAGAGCATGACCAGCCTGTCGCTGCTGCAACTGGTGCCGGCGCCGGGCCGCATCAGCGGCGGCGCCATCCGCTACGGCGGGCAGGATCTGCTGGCGCTCGGCCCCGCGCGCATGCGCGACGTGCGCGGCCGCGACATCGCCATGATCTTCCAGGAACCCATGACCGCGCTCAACCCGGTCTTCACCGTGGGCCAGCAGATCGTCGAAACCATTGTGCGCCATCGGGGCATGGGCCCGCGCGCTGCCCGCGCCGAAGCGGTGGCGCTGCTGGACGCGGTCAGGATCCCGGAGCCGGCCCGCCGCGTGGACCAGTATGCGCACGAGCTGTCGGGCGGCATGCGCCAGCGCGCCATGATCGCCATGGCACTGGCCGGCCAGCCCAAGGTGCTGATCGCCGACGAGCCGACCACCGCGCTCGACGTGACCGTGCAGGCGCAGATCTTCGACCTGCTGCGCGACCTGCGGCGCCAGCTCGGCACGGCGATCATCCTGATCACGCACAACATGGGCGCCATCGCCGAGCTGGCCGACCGCGTCATGGTGATGTACGCCGGACGCAAGATCGAGGAAGGGCCGGTCGATACGGTGCTGGCCCATCCCTCCCATCCCTACACGCGCGGCCTGCTGGATTGCGTGCTGCATGTGGATGCCGCCAGAGCCGTGCATGACAACGCGCCAGCGCCGCTGCCGGAAATCCCGGGCGTGGTGCCGGCGCTGGACCAGCTCGGTGCCGGCTGCGCCTTCGCGCCGCGCTGTACGCGGGCGGCAAGCCGCTGCGGGAGCCTCCCGCCGCTGTTCGACAACGGTGGCCACCTGGCCGCCTGCTGGCTGCGCGAATCCGCCAATGCGGCGCCGGCCGCCATGATCGGAGAGGGTTGA
- a CDS encoding ABC transporter ATP-binding protein: MSMPMSPPSSHDVLLDVRDLRVHYSLRRPHPFAAAPKVYALDGISFQVRRGSAFGIVGESGCGKSTTALALMQLIQATGGHASLDGIDLLHARGNAQARMRRQVQMIFQDPYSSLDPRQRVEAIIAKPMRQLTGMDAAQIAARVDELMGLVGLRPDQKHLFPHQFSGGQRQRIGIARALAVDPALVVCDEPVSALDVAIQAQVINLLARIQRERRLTYVFISHDLAVVQHLCDEVAVMYLGRIVERGSRARLFGAPLHPYTHALMSAEPARHPAERASRSRIRLEGDPPSPLNPPAGCHFHTRCPVAEARCRTEAPALRQFGADHAVACHRVELVQGLPRSPMGGSAAGRLALVAA, from the coding sequence ATGTCGATGCCCATGTCACCACCATCCAGCCACGACGTCCTGCTCGACGTGCGCGACCTGCGCGTGCACTACAGCCTGCGCCGCCCGCACCCCTTTGCCGCCGCGCCCAAGGTATATGCCCTGGATGGCATCAGCTTCCAGGTCCGGCGCGGCAGCGCCTTCGGCATCGTCGGCGAATCGGGCTGCGGCAAGTCCACCACCGCGCTGGCCCTGATGCAGCTGATCCAGGCCACCGGCGGCCATGCCTCGCTCGATGGCATCGATTTGCTGCATGCGCGCGGCAATGCGCAGGCGCGGATGCGCCGCCAGGTCCAGATGATCTTCCAGGATCCGTATTCCTCGCTCGATCCGCGCCAGCGGGTGGAAGCCATCATTGCCAAGCCGATGCGCCAGCTGACGGGCATGGATGCGGCACAGATCGCTGCCAGGGTCGATGAACTGATGGGGCTGGTGGGCCTGCGGCCGGACCAGAAGCATCTGTTCCCGCACCAGTTCTCGGGCGGGCAGCGGCAGCGCATCGGCATTGCGCGCGCCCTGGCCGTGGATCCCGCGCTGGTGGTCTGCGACGAGCCGGTTTCGGCGCTGGACGTGGCGATCCAGGCCCAGGTCATCAACCTGCTGGCGCGCATCCAGCGCGAGCGCAGGCTGACCTACGTGTTCATCTCGCATGACCTGGCGGTGGTGCAGCACCTGTGCGACGAGGTGGCGGTGATGTACCTGGGCCGCATCGTCGAGCGCGGCAGCCGGGCGCGCCTGTTTGGCGCGCCGCTGCATCCCTATACGCATGCCCTGATGTCCGCCGAGCCTGCGCGGCATCCCGCGGAGCGCGCCAGCCGCTCGCGCATCCGGCTGGAGGGCGATCCGCCCAGCCCGCTGAATCCGCCCGCCGGCTGCCATTTCCATACGCGTTGCCCCGTTGCCGAGGCCCGCTGCCGGACCGAAGCGCCCGCGCTGCGCCAGTTCGGCGCCGACCATGCGGTGGCCTGCCATCGCGTGGAACTGGTGCAAGGCCTGCCACGCTCGCCCATGGGCGGCAGCGCCGCAGGCCGGCTGGCGCTGGTCGCGGCGTGA
- a CDS encoding amidohydrolase, producing MSQATVTVYAARKIITMNPIQPVATHVAVRDGRILGVGRAQDMAGWGAATLDTRFADKVLMPGLIEGHSHLLEGGMWKFVYVGYYDRRGPDGRLWPGLKSFDAVVARLREAQAQLQDTAQPLLAWGFDPIHFGRARMTVRHLDQVSATRRIVVMHASMHLMNVNTAMLDAAGIDAETPVDGIAKDSDGLPTGELQEFAAMFLVFKTIGNVFFDAGQTEEGIRNFGRVAQQAGVTTATDLVNSLDADAVANLSRVTADPDFPVRMVPAYAPLRDLQGGGAQRVAEAMASNTDKLHFGLVKLVVDGSIQGFTARVRWPGYHNGAANGLWLVPPAQIEELLAVYHRAGLTVHIHTNGDEATELALDAVEGVLRAHPRWDHRHTLQHCQLADAAQFRRMAALGMCANLFANHLYYWGDAHHAMTVGPDRANRMNAAHTALRSGVPFSLHSDAPITPIGPLFTAWCAVNRQTASGRILGEGERIPVQDALHAMTLGAAHTLRLDHLVGSIEVGKQADFAVLDDDPLAVPPAALRDVPVWGTVLGGKVFAAPGNA from the coding sequence ATGAGCCAAGCGACCGTCACCGTCTACGCGGCGCGCAAGATCATCACCATGAACCCCATCCAGCCTGTTGCCACCCATGTCGCCGTGCGCGACGGGCGCATCCTCGGCGTGGGGCGTGCGCAAGACATGGCCGGGTGGGGCGCGGCGACGCTGGATACCCGTTTTGCCGACAAGGTGCTGATGCCCGGCCTGATCGAGGGGCACTCGCACCTGCTCGAGGGCGGCATGTGGAAATTCGTTTATGTCGGCTACTACGACCGGCGCGGACCCGACGGACGGCTGTGGCCCGGCCTGAAGAGCTTCGACGCCGTGGTGGCGCGCCTGCGCGAAGCCCAGGCGCAGCTGCAGGATACCGCGCAGCCGCTGCTGGCGTGGGGCTTCGATCCCATCCACTTCGGCCGTGCGCGCATGACCGTGCGGCACCTGGACCAGGTGTCGGCCACGCGCCGGATCGTGGTCATGCACGCCAGCATGCACCTGATGAACGTCAACACCGCCATGCTCGACGCCGCCGGTATCGATGCCGAGACCCCCGTGGACGGCATTGCGAAAGACAGCGACGGCCTGCCCACCGGCGAACTGCAGGAGTTCGCCGCCATGTTCCTGGTGTTCAAGACCATCGGCAATGTGTTCTTCGATGCCGGACAGACCGAAGAGGGCATCCGCAACTTCGGCCGCGTGGCGCAGCAGGCCGGAGTGACCACCGCGACCGACCTGGTCAACAGCCTGGACGCGGATGCCGTCGCGAACCTGAGCCGCGTCACCGCCGATCCGGACTTCCCGGTGCGCATGGTGCCCGCCTACGCACCGCTGCGGGACCTGCAAGGCGGCGGCGCGCAACGCGTGGCCGAAGCCATGGCAAGCAACACCGACAAGCTGCATTTCGGCCTGGTCAAGCTGGTGGTCGACGGCTCGATCCAGGGCTTTACCGCGCGGGTGCGCTGGCCGGGCTACCACAACGGCGCCGCCAATGGCCTGTGGCTGGTGCCGCCGGCGCAGATCGAGGAACTGCTCGCCGTCTATCACCGGGCCGGGCTGACCGTGCATATCCATACCAATGGCGACGAAGCCACCGAGCTCGCGCTGGACGCGGTCGAGGGCGTGCTGCGCGCGCATCCGCGCTGGGATCATCGCCACACGCTGCAGCACTGCCAGCTTGCCGATGCCGCCCAGTTCCGGCGCATGGCGGCGCTCGGCATGTGCGCCAACCTGTTCGCCAACCACCTCTACTACTGGGGCGATGCGCACCACGCCATGACGGTGGGGCCGGATCGCGCCAACCGCATGAACGCCGCCCATACCGCGCTGCGCAGCGGCGTGCCGTTTTCCCTGCATTCGGATGCGCCGATCACGCCGATCGGGCCGCTGTTCACCGCCTGGTGCGCGGTCAACCGCCAGACCGCGAGCGGGCGCATCCTGGGCGAGGGCGAGCGCATCCCGGTGCAGGACGCGCTGCATGCCATGACCCTGGGTGCCGCCCATACGCTGCGCCTGGACCACCTGGTGGGCAGCATCGAGGTGGGCAAGCAGGCGGACTTCGCCGTGCTCGACGACGACCCGCTGGCGGTGCCCCCCGCCGCGCTGCGCGATGTGCCGGTATGGGGCACGGTGCTGGGCGGCAAAGTGTTCGCCGCACCCGGAAACGCATGA
- a CDS encoding CobW family GTP-binding protein, which yields MMRRPDIPLTVLGGFLGAGKTSLLNHLLRTQQGERVLVMVNDFGAINIDAELIAKAAPGMPEGIVSLTNGCVCCSVGGDLMQAFLTVLKLPEPPGRIVVEASGVGDPARIAQLGRAGGGFRSEGVVTVADAEAVRRLAGDRYVGDTVRAQLRAADLVLLNKADLVGAGELDALRGWLGTQVPDARVIACQHGQVDARLILGPAPGAIEAAARAGAGREGGHGVAMDTDHAAAFSGSSFASSIRFRRAALEGALNALPPQVLRGKGMVFLEGEDSPRLLQICGKRWTLERPGPPEAAARSRIVFIAAKQAEGATFDPWRHFSPALAG from the coding sequence ATGATGCGGCGCCCGGACATTCCCCTGACGGTGCTCGGCGGCTTCCTCGGCGCCGGCAAGACCAGCCTGCTCAACCACCTGCTGCGCACGCAGCAGGGCGAGCGCGTGCTGGTGATGGTGAACGATTTCGGTGCCATCAACATCGATGCCGAACTGATCGCGAAAGCAGCGCCAGGCATGCCCGAGGGCATCGTCAGCCTGACCAACGGCTGCGTGTGCTGCTCGGTTGGCGGCGACCTGATGCAGGCCTTCCTGACGGTGCTGAAGCTCCCCGAGCCGCCCGGGCGCATCGTGGTCGAAGCCAGCGGAGTGGGCGACCCGGCCCGCATCGCGCAGCTCGGCCGCGCCGGCGGCGGCTTCCGCAGCGAGGGCGTGGTCACGGTGGCAGACGCCGAAGCCGTGCGCCGGCTCGCCGGCGACCGCTATGTGGGCGATACGGTGCGCGCCCAGTTGCGCGCGGCGGACCTGGTGCTGCTGAACAAGGCCGACCTCGTCGGCGCGGGTGAGCTCGACGCGCTGCGCGGCTGGCTGGGCACGCAAGTACCGGATGCCCGGGTGATCGCATGCCAGCACGGCCAGGTCGATGCGCGCCTGATCCTGGGACCGGCACCGGGCGCCATCGAAGCCGCGGCACGGGCCGGGGCAGGCAGGGAGGGCGGGCATGGCGTGGCGATGGACACCGACCACGCTGCGGCGTTTTCCGGCAGCAGCTTCGCTTCCTCCATCCGCTTCCGCCGCGCGGCGCTGGAGGGCGCGCTCAATGCCTTGCCGCCGCAAGTGTTGCGCGGCAAGGGCATGGTGTTCCTGGAGGGGGAGGACAGCCCGCGGCTGCTGCAGATCTGCGGCAAGCGCTGGACCCTGGAGCGTCCCGGGCCACCGGAAGCGGCAGCGCGCTCACGCATCGTCTTCATTGCCGCGAAGCAGGCAGAGGGGGCGACGTTCGATCCCTGGCGCCATTTCAGTCCGGCGCTGGCCGGATAG
- the plsY gene encoding glycerol-3-phosphate 1-O-acyltransferase PlsY: MPNLIFALAAYLIGSISFAVVVSKLMGLPDPHSYGSGNPGATNVLRTGNKKAAILTLIGDALKGWLAVWLAARFGPAYGLNETGLAMVALAVFLGHLFPLYHRFAGGKGVATAAGILLAIDPVLGLGTLATWLIIAFFFRYSSLAALVSAIFAPFFYVLMNGVDVMTGAIFAISVLLIARHRQNIAKLLAGKESRIGDKKKV; the protein is encoded by the coding sequence CTGCCTAACCTGATATTCGCCCTCGCCGCCTACCTGATCGGCTCGATTTCCTTTGCTGTCGTCGTCAGCAAGCTGATGGGGCTGCCGGACCCGCATTCGTACGGCTCGGGCAACCCGGGGGCGACCAACGTGCTGCGCACCGGCAACAAGAAGGCCGCGATCCTGACGCTGATCGGCGATGCGCTGAAGGGCTGGCTGGCGGTGTGGCTGGCGGCGCGCTTCGGCCCCGCCTACGGGTTGAATGAAACCGGCCTGGCCATGGTGGCGCTGGCGGTATTCCTCGGCCACCTGTTCCCGCTGTACCACCGCTTTGCCGGCGGCAAGGGCGTGGCCACGGCGGCCGGCATCCTGCTGGCGATCGACCCGGTCCTGGGGCTGGGCACGCTGGCCACCTGGCTGATCATTGCGTTCTTCTTCCGCTATTCGTCGCTGGCGGCGCTGGTGTCTGCCATCTTCGCGCCGTTCTTTTATGTGCTGATGAATGGTGTGGACGTGATGACCGGCGCCATCTTCGCGATCAGCGTGCTGCTGATCGCCCGGCACCGGCAGAATATTGCCAAGCTGCTGGCCGGCAAGGAAAGCCGGATCGGGGACAAGAAGAAGGTCTGA
- the ybaK gene encoding Cys-tRNA(Pro) deacylase gives MSKNKHVSETPATQFLRKQGVAFGEHPYEYVEHGGTEESARQLGVPEHDVVKTLIMEDERAQPLVVLMHGDCSVSTKNLARQTGRKSVQPCKPEVAQRHSGYMVGGTSPFGTRKRMPVYVEATVLELERIYINGGRRGYLVSLNPKLLHGLVDAQPVQCALPD, from the coding sequence ATGAGCAAGAACAAGCACGTCTCCGAAACCCCCGCCACCCAGTTCCTGCGCAAGCAGGGCGTGGCCTTCGGCGAACACCCCTATGAATACGTCGAGCATGGCGGCACCGAAGAATCGGCGCGCCAGCTCGGCGTTCCCGAGCACGACGTGGTCAAGACCCTGATCATGGAAGACGAGCGCGCGCAGCCGCTGGTGGTGCTGATGCACGGCGACTGCTCGGTCTCGACCAAGAACCTGGCGCGCCAGACCGGGCGCAAGAGCGTGCAGCCGTGCAAGCCGGAGGTGGCGCAGCGCCACAGCGGCTACATGGTCGGCGGCACCTCGCCGTTCGGCACGCGCAAGCGCATGCCGGTGTATGTGGAGGCCACGGTGCTGGAGCTGGAGCGCATCTACATCAACGGCGGGCGGCGCGGCTACCTCGTCAGCCTGAACCCGAAGCTGCTGCACGGACTGGTCGATGCCCAACCGGTCCAATGCGCGCTGCCTGACTGA
- the xerD gene encoding site-specific tyrosine recombinase XerD, giving the protein MSPVSRTVAADTPPELATAPGDADAALVSRFCDALWLEDGLSQNTIDAYRRDLTLLARWLRHEGHGELPGVDDSVLSAYFNARHTQTRASSANRRLAVFRRFYQWALREHIVEADPCLLLRPAKQPPRYPKTLTEAQVDALLEAPDTGTPLGLRDRTMLELMYASGLRVSELTQMKTIEIGLNEGVARVVGGKGDKERLVPFGQQAADWLRSYLASARPALLAGRACDALFVTQRGEGMTRQAFWHLIKRHARDAGVHAPLSPHTLRHAFATHLLNHGADLRVVQLLLGHADISTTQIYTHVARERLRELHQQHHPRG; this is encoded by the coding sequence ATGAGCCCCGTGTCACGGACGGTGGCGGCGGACACACCACCAGAGCTCGCCACGGCTCCCGGCGATGCCGACGCGGCGCTGGTCAGCCGCTTCTGCGACGCGCTGTGGCTGGAAGACGGCCTGTCGCAGAACACCATCGACGCCTACCGGCGCGACCTGACCCTGCTGGCGCGCTGGCTGCGCCACGAAGGCCATGGCGAGCTGCCCGGCGTGGACGACAGCGTGCTGTCGGCCTACTTCAACGCACGCCACACGCAGACGCGCGCGTCGTCGGCCAACCGCCGGCTGGCGGTGTTCCGGCGCTTCTACCAGTGGGCGCTGCGCGAGCACATCGTCGAAGCCGATCCCTGCCTGCTGCTGCGCCCCGCCAAGCAGCCGCCGCGCTACCCCAAGACACTGACCGAGGCGCAGGTCGATGCGCTGCTGGAAGCGCCCGACACCGGCACGCCGCTGGGCCTGCGCGACCGCACCATGCTGGAGCTGATGTACGCCAGCGGCCTGCGCGTGTCCGAGCTGACGCAGATGAAGACCATCGAGATCGGCCTGAACGAGGGCGTGGCGCGCGTGGTCGGCGGCAAGGGCGACAAGGAACGGCTGGTCCCGTTCGGCCAGCAGGCCGCCGACTGGCTGCGCAGCTACCTCGCCAGCGCGCGTCCCGCGCTGCTGGCCGGGCGCGCCTGCGACGCGCTGTTCGTCACGCAGCGCGGCGAAGGCATGACGCGGCAGGCGTTCTGGCACCTGATCAAGCGCCACGCGCGCGATGCCGGCGTGCACGCGCCGCTGTCGCCGCACACGCTGCGGCACGCCTTCGCCACGCACCTGCTCAACCACGGCGCCGACCTGCGCGTGGTGCAGCTGCTGCTCGGCCACGCCGATATCTCCACCACGCAGATCTACACCCACGTCGCGCGCGAGCGCCTGCGCGAGCTGCACCAGCAGCACCATCCGCGCGGCTGA
- a CDS encoding methylated-DNA--[protein]-cysteine S-methyltransferase, translated as MPATYDAILPAPFGKVGVRTDGERIRAIVYLPGHVEARAPAADALTRELVARLEAQLAAYYANPDARFDLPLAPAGSDFQQRVWQAIAAVPRGATTTYGTIAGAIGAMPRAVGQACGQNPFPIVIPCHRVVSARGIGGFSHHAEDGFYLDVKRWLLRHEGAMLI; from the coding sequence ATGCCAGCCACTTACGATGCCATCCTCCCTGCCCCGTTCGGCAAGGTCGGCGTGCGCACGGACGGCGAACGCATCCGGGCCATCGTCTACCTGCCCGGACACGTCGAAGCACGCGCGCCGGCAGCCGATGCGCTGACGCGAGAACTCGTGGCCCGGCTGGAAGCCCAGCTGGCGGCCTACTATGCCAACCCCGACGCGCGCTTCGACCTGCCCCTTGCACCGGCGGGCAGCGATTTCCAGCAGCGCGTCTGGCAGGCCATCGCCGCCGTGCCGCGCGGCGCCACCACCACCTACGGCACCATTGCCGGGGCCATCGGCGCGATGCCGCGCGCGGTGGGCCAGGCTTGCGGCCAGAACCCGTTCCCGATCGTGATCCCCTGCCATCGCGTGGTCTCGGCCCGCGGCATCGGCGGTTTCTCCCATCATGCCGAAGATGGTTTCTACCTCGACGTCAAACGCTGGCTGCTGCGCCATGAAGGCGCCATGCTGATATGA
- a CDS encoding tripartite tricarboxylate transporter substrate binding protein BugE, translating to MQAGKLALTLALAAAATTAHAQSYPTKPIRLIIPFAPGGTTDIVGRGAADQMSRILGQPVVVENRAGGGGSIGADAIAKAAPDGYTIGISTVSTMAVNPACNPKLSYDPIKDFKPITNLANVANVIAVNPNFPAKDYKEFLAVLKANPGKYSYASSGTCGFGHMLGEQFKVSTKTFMVHIPYRGAGPALNDVLAGQVPIMVDNLPSSMPYIKAGKLRPIVVAWNKRLDSLPDVPTFGEMGLKEPNDPAWYGLVAPAGTPDDVIKKLNDAAVKALQDKGFQERLRTAGAEPSGNTPAQHAAEIKKEFDKMKNLVKVQNIKLEQ from the coding sequence ATGCAAGCTGGCAAACTCGCTCTGACCCTGGCCCTGGCCGCCGCCGCCACCACGGCGCACGCCCAGAGCTATCCGACCAAGCCGATCCGCCTGATTATTCCGTTCGCACCGGGCGGCACCACCGACATCGTCGGCCGCGGTGCCGCCGACCAGATGAGCCGCATCCTGGGCCAGCCGGTGGTCGTGGAAAACCGCGCCGGCGGGGGCGGCTCGATCGGTGCGGACGCGATCGCCAAGGCGGCGCCGGACGGCTACACCATCGGCATCTCGACGGTGTCGACCATGGCCGTGAACCCGGCCTGCAACCCCAAGCTGTCGTACGACCCGATCAAGGACTTCAAGCCCATCACCAACCTGGCCAACGTGGCCAACGTGATCGCGGTCAACCCGAACTTCCCGGCCAAGGACTACAAGGAATTCCTGGCTGTGCTGAAGGCCAATCCGGGCAAGTATTCGTATGCGTCGTCGGGCACCTGCGGCTTCGGCCACATGCTGGGCGAGCAGTTCAAGGTCTCGACCAAGACCTTCATGGTCCATATCCCTTACCGCGGCGCGGGCCCGGCGCTGAACGACGTGCTGGCCGGCCAGGTGCCGATCATGGTGGACAACCTGCCGTCGTCGATGCCCTACATCAAGGCCGGCAAGCTGCGCCCGATCGTAGTGGCCTGGAACAAGCGCCTGGACTCGCTGCCGGACGTGCCGACCTTCGGCGAAATGGGCCTGAAGGAGCCGAACGACCCGGCCTGGTACGGCCTGGTGGCGCCGGCCGGCACGCCTGACGACGTTATCAAGAAGCTGAACGACGCCGCGGTCAAGGCGCTGCAGGACAAGGGCTTCCAGGAACGCCTGCGCACCGCCGGCGCCGAGCCGTCGGGCAATACGCCGGCGCAGCACGCGGCCGAGATCAAGAAGGAGTTCGACAAGATGAAGAACCTGGTGAAGGTGCAGAACATCAAGCTGGAGCAGTAA
- a CDS encoding chalcone isomerase family protein, translating to MTSRLRSRAAALLVMLCATTAAGAMPARAVEMEGIRFDDAARVGGKELQLNGAALRARFLTKGYVAALYLQEKARNATVVLGTPGAKRLQLRMLREAEPPAFARAIRQGIRDNHSEAQVQGLAARLVQFERTLGEVGNAHKGDVINLDFAPQTGTVIAINGTPRGRPIPGEDFYQAVLRVFLGDHPVDPDVKRGLLGG from the coding sequence ATGACCAGCCGCCTGCGCTCGCGCGCGGCCGCCCTGCTGGTGATGCTGTGCGCCACCACGGCTGCCGGTGCCATGCCGGCGCGCGCGGTCGAGATGGAAGGGATCCGCTTCGACGATGCCGCGCGCGTGGGCGGCAAGGAGCTGCAGCTCAACGGCGCCGCGCTGCGCGCGCGCTTCCTGACCAAGGGCTACGTGGCCGCGCTGTACCTGCAGGAAAAAGCCCGCAACGCGACCGTGGTACTCGGCACGCCCGGCGCCAAGCGGCTACAGTTGCGCATGCTGCGCGAGGCCGAACCGCCCGCCTTTGCCCGCGCCATCCGCCAGGGCATCCGCGATAACCACAGCGAAGCGCAGGTGCAGGGCCTGGCCGCGCGGCTGGTGCAGTTCGAGCGCACCCTGGGCGAGGTCGGCAACGCGCACAAGGGCGACGTGATCAACCTGGACTTTGCCCCGCAGACGGGCACGGTCATCGCCATCAACGGCACGCCGCGCGGCCGTCCGATCCCTGGCGAAGACTTCTACCAGGCCGTGCTGCGGGTGTTCCTGGGCGACCATCCGGTCGACCCGGACGTCAAGCGCGGACTGCTCGGCGGCTGA
- a CDS encoding AEC family transporter, with amino-acid sequence MSSALLLVPDFSLILIGWLLVRYSPFDRAFWGGVERLVYFVLFPALLLQSTNAAVFDFSSTSAMLGLALLALAVGMAGGYAVKWVLKPDALSFASGLQTAFRFNSYIGLALASRLGGSEGLALMAVIVGCTVPLCNVAAVWALARHGETALWKELARNPLILATAGGLATNLLGLHPPEVVAMTLNRLGSASTALGLMTVGAGLQMSGATGTVGPVAWWTGVKLLAMPCVAWLVGRHLPLTALQYQVVVLYASLPTASSAYILAVRMGGNGPMVAATISVMTVGAIVTTPLWLALVS; translated from the coding sequence ATGTCTTCTGCTCTCCTGCTGGTGCCGGACTTCAGCCTGATCCTGATCGGCTGGCTGCTGGTGCGCTATTCCCCCTTCGACCGCGCCTTCTGGGGCGGGGTGGAGCGGCTGGTCTACTTTGTGCTGTTCCCGGCGCTGCTGCTGCAGTCGACCAATGCCGCGGTCTTCGATTTCTCTTCCACCTCGGCGATGCTGGGCCTGGCGCTGCTGGCGCTGGCCGTCGGCATGGCCGGCGGCTACGCCGTCAAATGGGTGCTGAAGCCCGATGCGCTGAGCTTTGCCTCGGGCCTGCAGACCGCCTTTCGCTTCAATTCCTATATCGGCCTGGCGCTGGCGTCGCGCCTGGGCGGCAGCGAGGGGCTGGCGCTGATGGCGGTGATCGTCGGCTGCACCGTGCCGCTGTGCAACGTGGCGGCGGTGTGGGCGCTGGCCCGGCACGGCGAGACCGCGCTATGGAAGGAACTGGCGCGCAACCCCCTGATCCTGGCCACCGCCGGCGGCCTTGCGACCAACCTGCTGGGCCTGCACCCGCCCGAGGTGGTGGCGATGACGCTGAACCGGCTGGGCTCGGCGTCGACCGCGCTGGGGCTGATGACGGTGGGCGCCGGGCTGCAGATGAGCGGGGCGACCGGCACGGTGGGGCCGGTGGCGTGGTGGACCGGGGTCAAGCTGCTGGCGATGCCGTGCGTGGCGTGGCTGGTGGGCCGGCACCTGCCGCTGACCGCGCTGCAGTACCAGGTCGTGGTGCTGTATGCCTCGCTGCCGACCGCGTCGAGCGCCTATATCCTGGCGGTGCGCATGGGCGGCAACGGGCCCATGGTGGCGGCCACGATTTCGGTGATGACGGTGGGGGCCATCGTTACCACGCCGCTGTGGCTGGCGCTGGTCAGCTAG